A region of Thermobifida halotolerans DNA encodes the following proteins:
- a CDS encoding flavin reductase family protein codes for MITAAEFTETLARFATGVTVVTVADGRDDIGSTISAFASISAEPPIVVVSVASDSYLAEVIDRQGRFAVNVLGARHRAVAGRFAAEGRPSARLLLASEPHHRGERTGALVLDSAVAAVECEVTQRVVAGDHTVYLASVVALPEVTGGADGPLVRYGGRYRTLG; via the coding sequence GTGATCACGGCCGCGGAGTTCACCGAGACGCTGGCCCGTTTCGCCACCGGGGTGACCGTGGTGACCGTGGCCGACGGCCGCGACGACATCGGCAGCACGATCAGCGCCTTCGCGTCGATCTCGGCGGAGCCGCCGATCGTCGTGGTCAGCGTGGCGTCGGACAGCTACCTGGCCGAGGTGATCGACCGGCAGGGCCGCTTCGCGGTGAACGTGCTGGGCGCGCGGCACCGGGCCGTCGCGGGCCGGTTCGCCGCCGAGGGACGCCCCAGCGCGCGGCTGCTGCTGGCGTCGGAGCCGCACCACCGGGGGGAGCGCACCGGCGCGCTCGTGCTGGACTCCGCGGTCGCCGCCGTGGAGTGCGAGGTGACGCAGCGGGTCGTGGCAGGCGACCACACCGTCTACCTCGCCTCCGTGGTGGCGCTGCCCGAGGTGACCGGAGGGGCCGACGGCCCGCTGGTCCGCTACGGCGGCCGGTACCGGACGCTGGGCTGA
- a CDS encoding NUDIX hydrolase → MPVPQASPTTDGPGAAHEVLAVVFQIRHDRLCVLIWRRGRPPCEGLWALPGGRLGATEGLGESIRRQLAQKVDVRELAHLEQLETWGDPDRNPFGRTLATAYLGLVPAGIDPLVPDDTEWRPVSELPPMAFDHAAMVGAARRRLRAKLSYTNIGFALAPPEFTMSQLSRYYRAALGHDVAATNLRRVLLRRGQIEETGRSVPSGRSGGRPAALFRFRTRKLEITDAFAVLRPPS, encoded by the coding sequence GTGCCTGTCCCCCAGGCGAGCCCGACCACGGACGGCCCCGGAGCCGCCCACGAGGTGCTGGCCGTGGTCTTCCAGATCCGCCACGACCGCCTGTGCGTGCTCATCTGGCGGCGCGGCCGCCCTCCCTGCGAGGGGCTGTGGGCGCTGCCCGGCGGACGGCTCGGCGCCACCGAGGGACTGGGCGAGTCGATCCGCCGCCAACTCGCCCAGAAGGTCGACGTGCGCGAACTCGCCCACCTGGAACAGTTGGAGACCTGGGGCGACCCCGACCGCAACCCCTTCGGCCGCACCCTGGCCACCGCCTACCTGGGCCTGGTCCCCGCGGGAATCGACCCGCTCGTCCCCGACGACACCGAGTGGCGGCCGGTCTCCGAACTGCCTCCCATGGCGTTCGACCACGCGGCCATGGTCGGCGCGGCCCGGCGGCGGCTGCGCGCCAAACTCTCCTACACCAACATCGGGTTCGCGCTCGCTCCACCCGAGTTCACCATGTCCCAACTCTCCCGCTACTACCGTGCCGCCCTGGGACACGACGTCGCGGCCACCAACCTGCGCCGGGTGCTGCTGCGCCGGGGGCAGATCGAGGAGACCGGCAGGAGCGTGCCCTCGGGCCGGTCGGGCGGCCGTCCCGCCGCGCTCTTCCGGTTCCGCACCCGGAAACTGGAGATCACCGACGCCTTCGCGGTGCTGCGCCCGCCGAGCTGA
- a CDS encoding glycoside hydrolase family 18 protein: MRIIGYFPQWGIYDRHYLLRDVHSSGQAAKLTHLTYAFGELDESGVCVMTDEATGDAWADYQCRFSTSESVDGKGDSYEQPLAGNFNQLRKLKKRHRHLRVGISFGGWNASRYLSNSALTPESRAAFAASLVSLYFDGNLPVLPGEPQGGPGTAAGIFDYVDFDWEWPGSNGHAHNVVRPEDRRNYTLLLAETRRQLDDFTRRTGRRVEISAYLPADAERIDAGFEPELFDYLDFGIVQGYDFSGDWDLTTNHASQLYTPRDDPSPRRLSLDTGVVNYLESGVPPHKLVIGVPGFGRGWRGVRNRRNGLYQRARELAPGTWEVGDEDYRTLARRPGRRFRDREHGALWLYDGNEFWSYDDPDLIRQKAAYARDLGLAGLSLWSLDNDDSHGSLVRAMHG, translated from the coding sequence GTGCGCATCATCGGTTACTTCCCCCAGTGGGGCATCTATGACCGTCACTATCTTCTCCGTGACGTCCACTCCAGCGGACAGGCGGCCAAGCTCACCCACCTCACCTACGCCTTCGGCGAGTTGGACGAGAGCGGCGTCTGCGTCATGACCGACGAGGCGACCGGGGACGCCTGGGCGGACTACCAGTGTCGGTTCAGCACTTCGGAAAGCGTAGACGGCAAGGGCGACTCCTATGAACAGCCGCTGGCCGGAAACTTCAACCAACTGCGGAAACTGAAGAAGCGGCACCGGCACCTCAGGGTCGGCATCTCCTTCGGCGGCTGGAACGCGTCCCGGTACCTGTCCAACTCCGCGCTCACCCCCGAGTCGCGTGCGGCCTTCGCCGCCTCGCTGGTCTCCCTCTACTTCGACGGCAACCTCCCGGTGCTGCCGGGGGAACCGCAGGGCGGCCCGGGGACCGCCGCGGGCATCTTCGACTACGTCGACTTCGACTGGGAGTGGCCCGGATCCAACGGCCACGCGCACAACGTGGTCCGCCCCGAGGACCGGCGCAACTACACGCTGCTGCTGGCCGAGACCCGCCGCCAACTGGACGACTTCACCCGGCGGACCGGCCGTCGGGTGGAGATCAGCGCCTACCTGCCCGCCGACGCCGAGCGCATCGACGCGGGATTCGAACCGGAGCTGTTCGACTACCTGGACTTCGGCATCGTGCAGGGCTACGACTTCAGCGGCGACTGGGACCTGACCACCAACCACGCGTCGCAGTTGTACACCCCCCGCGACGATCCCTCACCGAGGAGGCTCAGCCTGGACACCGGAGTCGTCAACTACCTGGAGTCGGGGGTGCCCCCGCACAAGCTGGTGATCGGCGTCCCCGGCTTCGGGCGCGGCTGGCGCGGCGTCCGCAACCGCAGGAACGGCCTCTACCAGCGCGCCAGGGAACTGGCTCCGGGCACCTGGGAAGTGGGTGACGAGGACTACAGGACCCTGGCGCGCCGTCCGGGCAGGCGGTTCCGCGACCGCGAGCACGGGGCGCTGTGGCTGTACGACGGGAACGAGTTCTGGAGCTACGACGACCCCGATCTCATCCGGCAGAAGGCCGCCTACGCCAGGGATCTGGGACTGGCCGGGCTGAGCCTGTGGTCGCTGGACAACGACGACTCCCACGGCTCCCTGGTGCGCGCCATGCACGGGTGA
- the nadA gene encoding quinolinate synthase NadA: MATVTVPADAMTRQEWADEVRRLAKERDAVILAHNYQRPEIQDVADHTGDSLALSRLAASVEASTIVFCGVHFMAETAKLLSPEKTVLLPEPEAGCSLADTITAEDVRAWRAEHPGAVVVAYVNTTAAVKAETDICCTSSNAADVIRSIPEDREILFLPDQFLGAHVRRVTGRDNIHVWMGECHVHAGIDGHTLRERVEAEPDAELYVHPECGCATSALYLASSGTVPQDRVKVLSTGGMLSAAEKTTANKVLIATETGMLHQLRAANPRTAFEPVNSRAECHYMKMITAEKLLSALRHGTTEITVPEDVAVRARRSVERMIAIGSPSRGGE, encoded by the coding sequence ATGGCAACGGTCACCGTCCCAGCGGACGCTATGACCAGGCAGGAGTGGGCCGACGAGGTCCGCCGCCTGGCCAAGGAGCGCGACGCGGTCATCCTCGCGCACAACTACCAGCGGCCCGAGATCCAGGACGTCGCGGACCACACCGGCGACTCCCTGGCCCTGTCCCGGTTGGCGGCCAGTGTCGAGGCGAGCACCATCGTCTTCTGCGGCGTGCACTTCATGGCCGAGACGGCCAAACTGCTCTCCCCCGAGAAGACGGTCCTGCTCCCCGAACCCGAGGCCGGATGCTCCCTGGCCGACACGATCACCGCCGAGGATGTGCGCGCCTGGCGCGCCGAACACCCCGGCGCGGTCGTGGTCGCCTACGTCAACACCACCGCGGCGGTCAAGGCCGAGACCGACATCTGCTGCACCTCGTCCAACGCCGCCGACGTCATCCGCTCGATCCCCGAGGACCGGGAGATCCTGTTCCTGCCCGACCAGTTCCTGGGCGCACACGTCAGGCGGGTCACCGGCCGCGACAACATCCACGTGTGGATGGGCGAGTGCCACGTGCACGCCGGAATCGACGGCCACACCCTGCGTGAGCGGGTCGAGGCCGAACCCGACGCCGAGCTGTACGTGCACCCCGAGTGCGGCTGCGCCACGTCGGCGCTGTACCTGGCCTCCTCGGGCACGGTGCCCCAGGACCGGGTCAAGGTGCTCTCCACCGGCGGCATGCTGAGCGCCGCGGAGAAGACGACCGCGAACAAGGTGCTCATCGCCACCGAGACCGGCATGCTGCACCAACTGCGGGCGGCCAACCCCAGGACCGCCTTCGAGCCGGTGAACTCCCGCGCGGAGTGCCACTACATGAAGATGATCACCGCCGAGAAACTGCTGTCGGCGCTGCGCCACGGCACCACCGAGATCACCGTGCCCGAGGACGTGGCGGTCCGGGCCCGCCGGTCGGTGGAGCGCATGATCGCCATCGGCTCCCCCTCCCGCGGCGGGGAGTAG
- a CDS encoding HAD family hydrolase: MVFDVGETLIDETRIFGRWADRLGVPHLTFFGTLGGVLAEGRPMLDAFRLVKPGFDLEAEITAWERDEPDSLRENFDADDLYPDVRPALEKLRAGGLRVLIAGNQPVQAEAALRAMALPVEDVHVSAAWGVAKPERAFFTRVIEEAGVAAEEILYVGDRIDNDVIPARASGLRTALLRRGPWGYLHAERPEAEQADVILTDLTELPRWVADAG; the protein is encoded by the coding sequence GTGGTTTTCGACGTCGGCGAGACCCTGATCGACGAGACCAGGATCTTCGGTCGCTGGGCCGACCGCCTTGGAGTCCCCCATCTGACCTTCTTCGGGACCCTCGGCGGGGTGCTCGCCGAAGGCCGCCCGATGCTCGATGCGTTCCGGCTGGTCAAACCCGGTTTCGACCTGGAGGCCGAGATCACGGCGTGGGAGCGGGACGAACCGGACTCGCTGCGCGAGAACTTCGACGCCGACGACCTCTACCCCGACGTGCGCCCCGCCCTGGAGAAGCTGCGTGCCGGGGGACTGCGCGTGCTCATCGCGGGCAACCAGCCGGTGCAGGCCGAGGCGGCGCTGCGCGCCATGGCACTTCCGGTGGAGGACGTCCACGTCTCGGCGGCGTGGGGCGTGGCCAAACCCGAGCGGGCGTTCTTCACCCGGGTGATCGAGGAGGCCGGGGTCGCCGCCGAGGAGATCCTCTACGTGGGCGACCGCATCGACAACGACGTCATCCCCGCCCGGGCGTCCGGACTGCGCACCGCCCTGCTCCGCCGCGGCCCGTGGGGCTACCTGCACGCCGAACGCCCCGAGGCCGAGCAGGCCGACGTGATCCTGACCGACCTGACCGAACTGCCCCGATGGGTGGCCGATGCCGGATGA
- the sppA gene encoding signal peptide peptidase SppA has protein sequence MVDVAKLFDPVSKIRRRRTAPLVLELDLTEGITDETPGDPLGQIMAMRRQRLLDVVEGIRRAAHDPRVKGLVVKIGSRPIGMAKVQELRQAVGMFRRSGRTAVAWSESFGEFGPGSIPYYLATAFDEIALLPSGTVGLTGVSAENKFFGEAVEKLGVEYQTGARHEYKTAVNVFTERGFTEPHREASGRIVESFTEQLVEGVSTGRGLSEDTVRSLIDRGPFLAAEALEAGLVDRVAYRDEIYAELLDRWSTPEEPAHLQYVSRYQRTRSLVNRVPAAHRDGYVALVSGVGQIVPGHSRRSPLGGGAAMGSDTVAAAFRAARQDPQVRAVVFRVDSPGGSYTASDVIWREVVLTRKAGIPVVVAMGEVAGSGGYFVSAGADVIVAQPGTITGSIGVFVGKAVLSGLLGRLGITSDSIDGGRHAGMFSSDRPFHDTEWERVNAILDHIYDDFVAKVAEGRGMTREEVHEVARGRVWTGRDALEKGLVDELGGLETAVRLARDRGTLPPFAPVRHFPRLGPLERLVPAESSEDKAAQARLRLSAWGPLAEVSARLGLPAAGPLVMPGTWEIR, from the coding sequence ATGGTGGATGTCGCGAAGCTGTTCGACCCCGTGTCCAAGATCCGGCGGCGGCGCACCGCCCCGCTGGTTCTCGAACTGGACCTGACCGAAGGGATCACCGACGAGACGCCGGGCGATCCGCTCGGCCAGATCATGGCGATGCGGCGGCAGCGGCTGCTCGACGTCGTCGAGGGTATCCGGCGGGCCGCGCACGACCCCCGGGTCAAGGGGCTGGTCGTCAAGATCGGCTCCCGTCCGATCGGCATGGCCAAGGTGCAGGAGCTACGGCAGGCCGTCGGCATGTTCCGCCGCTCCGGCAGGACCGCGGTGGCGTGGAGCGAGTCGTTCGGGGAGTTCGGCCCCGGGTCGATCCCCTACTACCTGGCCACGGCGTTCGACGAGATCGCGCTGCTGCCGTCGGGAACGGTGGGGCTCACCGGGGTGAGCGCCGAGAACAAGTTCTTCGGCGAGGCCGTCGAGAAGCTCGGCGTCGAGTACCAGACCGGTGCGCGGCACGAGTACAAGACCGCCGTCAACGTCTTCACGGAGCGCGGCTTCACCGAACCGCACCGCGAGGCCAGCGGACGGATCGTCGAGTCGTTCACCGAGCAGCTCGTGGAGGGCGTCAGCACCGGACGCGGCCTGTCCGAGGACACGGTGCGCTCGCTCATCGACCGGGGTCCGTTCCTGGCCGCCGAGGCACTGGAGGCCGGTCTCGTCGACCGCGTCGCCTACCGGGACGAGATCTACGCGGAGCTGCTGGACCGCTGGTCCACTCCCGAGGAGCCCGCACACCTGCAGTACGTCTCCCGCTACCAGCGGACCCGCTCCCTGGTCAACCGGGTCCCGGCCGCGCACCGCGACGGCTACGTGGCGCTGGTCTCGGGGGTGGGGCAGATCGTCCCCGGGCACAGCCGCCGCTCGCCGCTCGGCGGAGGCGCGGCGATGGGGTCGGACACCGTGGCCGCGGCGTTCCGCGCGGCCCGGCAGGACCCGCAGGTGCGTGCGGTGGTGTTCCGGGTGGACAGTCCCGGCGGTTCCTACACCGCCTCCGACGTGATCTGGCGCGAGGTGGTCCTGACCCGCAAGGCGGGCATCCCGGTCGTGGTGGCGATGGGCGAGGTCGCCGGTTCGGGCGGCTACTTCGTCTCCGCGGGCGCCGACGTGATCGTGGCCCAGCCGGGGACGATCACCGGCTCGATCGGCGTGTTCGTGGGCAAGGCGGTGCTGTCCGGGCTGCTCGGCAGGCTGGGCATCACCAGCGACTCCATCGACGGCGGCAGGCACGCGGGCATGTTCAGCAGCGACCGCCCGTTCCACGACACCGAGTGGGAGCGCGTCAACGCGATACTCGACCACATCTACGACGACTTCGTCGCCAAGGTCGCCGAGGGCCGGGGAATGACCCGCGAAGAGGTGCACGAGGTGGCCCGCGGCCGGGTGTGGACCGGTCGGGACGCGCTGGAGAAGGGTCTGGTCGACGAACTGGGCGGCCTGGAGACCGCGGTGCGGCTGGCCCGTGACCGGGGCACGCTGCCGCCGTTCGCCCCGGTGCGGCACTTCCCCCGGCTGGGACCGCTGGAGCGACTGGTTCCGGCCGAGTCCAGCGAGGACAAGGCGGCGCAGGCGCGGCTGCGGCTGAGCGCGTGGGGGCCGCTGGCGGAGGTGTCGGCCCGGCTGGGTCTGCCCGCGGCGGGCCCGCTGGTGATGCCGGGGACGTGGGAGATCCGGTGA
- a CDS encoding ABC transporter permease — protein sequence MGEQPLVRWDWIAEHLADPIGTRLLEHLQLSLAPLLIGLVTAVVLGVACERWRWWYPPVLVGVNVVYAIPSIALFFLLLPYTGFGPWTAIIPLSLYTLAVLVPNVVDGLRQVPDHVRQAATAMGFSPLRRLVQVEFPVALPVVIAGLRVAAVSTVSMVSVASLVGLGGLGQLILTDGFRRQFTTPIVVGIVLSVLLALLLDGLLVLAQRGLTPWTRDRGGAARRATARTDGRSRT from the coding sequence ATGGGTGAGCAGCCGCTGGTCCGCTGGGACTGGATCGCCGAGCACCTGGCCGACCCGATCGGCACGCGGCTGCTGGAGCACCTCCAGCTCTCCCTGGCGCCGCTCCTGATCGGACTGGTCACCGCGGTCGTCCTCGGCGTGGCCTGCGAGCGGTGGCGGTGGTGGTACCCGCCGGTCCTCGTCGGCGTCAACGTCGTGTACGCGATACCGTCCATCGCGCTGTTCTTCCTGCTGCTGCCCTACACCGGGTTCGGTCCGTGGACCGCGATCATCCCGCTGAGCCTGTACACGCTGGCGGTCCTGGTGCCCAACGTCGTGGACGGACTGCGCCAGGTGCCCGACCACGTCCGCCAGGCCGCCACGGCGATGGGCTTCTCCCCGCTGCGCCGCCTCGTCCAGGTGGAGTTCCCCGTCGCGCTGCCGGTGGTCATCGCGGGCCTGCGGGTGGCGGCCGTGTCCACCGTCAGCATGGTCAGCGTCGCCTCCCTGGTGGGGCTCGGCGGGCTCGGCCAGCTCATCCTCACCGACGGGTTCCGGCGCCAGTTCACCACCCCGATCGTCGTCGGCATCGTGCTGTCGGTCCTGCTGGCCCTCCTCCTGGACGGGCTGCTGGTGCTGGCCCAGCGGGGACTGACCCCGTGGACACGCGACCGCGGCGGCGCGGCACGGCGCGCGACCGCCCGGACGGACGGGAGGAGCCGGACGTGA
- a CDS encoding ABC transporter ATP-binding protein encodes MITFTGVTKRYPDGTVAVDSLDLEIPGGRTTVLVGPSGCGKTTSLRMVNRMVEPTAGTVAIDGADVREQDPALLRRSIGYVIQQAGLFPHRTVVDNIATVPLLLGWGRSRARSRARELMEVMGLASELAGRYPHQLSGGQQQRVGVARALAADPPVLLMDEPFSAVDPVVRADLQDELIRLQSELRKTVVFVTHDIEEAVRIGDAIAVLRPGGVLAQFDTPERLLAAPADTFVERFVGRDRGVRRLSLLPARTLRLHPEPVVDEHTPLARARALAEKHGEPWLLVVDAHRRPRGWAPAEALGHDTGGTIGDLDLVSHGHVFRVATDSLRVALDAAVLSPAGRAVGVDTDGRVVGVVPQSELGTAVWAAGADAASATRMVGVDG; translated from the coding sequence ATGATCACCTTCACCGGAGTGACCAAGCGCTACCCCGACGGCACCGTCGCCGTCGACAGCCTGGACCTCGAGATCCCCGGCGGACGCACCACCGTCCTCGTCGGCCCTTCCGGCTGCGGCAAGACCACCTCGCTGCGGATGGTCAACAGGATGGTGGAGCCCACCGCGGGAACGGTCGCCATCGACGGGGCCGACGTCCGCGAACAGGACCCGGCACTGCTGCGCCGCTCCATCGGCTACGTCATCCAGCAGGCGGGACTCTTCCCGCACCGCACCGTCGTGGACAACATCGCCACCGTGCCGCTTCTGCTCGGCTGGGGCAGGAGCCGGGCCCGGTCCAGGGCCCGCGAACTCATGGAGGTGATGGGACTCGCGTCCGAACTGGCCGGACGCTACCCGCACCAGTTGTCGGGGGGCCAGCAGCAGCGCGTGGGCGTGGCCCGGGCCCTGGCCGCCGATCCCCCCGTGCTCCTCATGGACGAACCGTTCAGCGCGGTGGACCCCGTGGTGCGCGCCGACCTCCAGGACGAACTGATCCGGTTGCAGAGCGAACTGCGCAAGACCGTCGTCTTCGTCACCCACGACATCGAGGAGGCGGTGCGGATCGGCGACGCCATCGCGGTCCTGCGCCCCGGCGGCGTGCTCGCCCAGTTCGACACGCCCGAACGGCTCCTGGCGGCACCGGCGGACACGTTCGTCGAGCGGTTCGTCGGCCGGGACCGGGGCGTGCGGCGGCTCTCCCTCCTGCCCGCACGCACCCTCCGGCTCCACCCCGAACCGGTCGTCGACGAGCACACCCCGCTCGCCCGGGCCCGCGCCCTCGCCGAGAAGCACGGCGAGCCGTGGCTGCTGGTCGTGGACGCGCACCGCCGCCCGCGCGGCTGGGCGCCGGCCGAAGCACTGGGCCACGACACCGGCGGCACGATCGGCGACCTCGACCTCGTCAGCCACGGACACGTCTTCCGCGTCGCCACCGACTCCCTGCGCGTCGCCCTGGACGCCGCCGTGCTCTCCCCGGCCGGGCGCGCCGTCGGAGTCGACACCGACGGGCGGGTCGTCGGCGTGGTCCCCCAGAGCGAACTGGGCACGGCCGTCTGGGCGGCCGGAGCCGACGCGGCGTCCGCCACCCGGATGGTGGGCGTCGATGGGTGA
- a CDS encoding sigma factor-like helix-turn-helix DNA-binding protein, which translates to MTAPQGPNRQRVSEDYAFATLLWEGQGYERCYDAFAPALYRYCWTLLGPSTEREDDAPGAAVHETFLAAVALLPQLRDRDLFRAWLFALARAVCQQRGFATDAPYALLSVHAENQPFRDVLLELPPSHRELLELSLRHGLSHTQIAVVLGLDPETVSELCRSAAKRATDLLTENSGTDDRPGSRWGLADIPLALTSIALPGPPRRLRERVIADCASPGAAPRREAAGVAVRPLGPNGFPLQRIRGAASTPQDSGVPEVAADPTEDAPPTSSPTVPDTAAVPAAGPLSGPATGEVDGEHGADEPHRLSGWLLPAAAGLFTALVAFSLWGIGVFLNGSGAPVVGAPPPVGGVTATPLSGHVTETSEPDPGGVPVEPSAPPLPEPTGEATPPEESGSGADPGPAEPTDSSTGEAEAPNPAPQAPEDDPAADAPPEPAPQPQSAPEDSPAPPSESPQNQESGVVTTLLDEVLGLLGLKGGG; encoded by the coding sequence TTGACCGCGCCTCAGGGACCGAACCGGCAGCGGGTCAGCGAGGACTACGCTTTTGCGACGCTGCTGTGGGAGGGGCAGGGGTACGAACGGTGCTACGACGCGTTCGCCCCCGCGCTCTACCGCTACTGCTGGACCCTGCTCGGTCCGAGCACCGAGCGGGAGGACGACGCCCCGGGCGCGGCCGTGCACGAGACCTTCCTGGCCGCGGTCGCACTGCTCCCCCAACTGCGTGACCGCGACCTGTTCCGCGCCTGGCTGTTCGCCCTGGCACGGGCCGTCTGCCAGCAGCGCGGCTTCGCCACGGACGCGCCGTACGCGCTGCTGTCCGTCCACGCCGAGAACCAACCCTTCCGCGACGTGCTGCTCGAACTGCCGCCCAGCCACCGGGAACTGCTGGAGCTGTCGCTGCGGCACGGTCTGTCCCACACCCAGATCGCGGTCGTGCTCGGCCTGGACCCCGAAACGGTGAGCGAACTGTGCCGGTCCGCCGCCAAACGGGCCACCGACCTGCTCACCGAGAACAGCGGCACCGACGACCGCCCCGGCTCCCGGTGGGGACTCGCGGACATCCCCCTGGCACTGACCTCCATCGCACTGCCCGGTCCACCGCGACGACTGCGCGAGCGGGTCATCGCCGACTGCGCGTCGCCGGGGGCCGCCCCTCGGCGCGAGGCCGCGGGCGTCGCGGTCCGCCCCCTGGGCCCCAACGGCTTCCCCCTGCAGCGGATCCGCGGCGCCGCGTCCACCCCGCAGGACTCCGGGGTCCCGGAGGTCGCCGCGGACCCGACGGAGGACGCGCCCCCCACCTCCTCCCCCACCGTGCCGGACACCGCTGCTGTCCCGGCCGCCGGACCGCTGTCCGGGCCCGCCACCGGCGAGGTGGACGGCGAGCACGGGGCCGACGAACCCCACCGGCTGTCCGGCTGGCTGCTCCCGGCCGCCGCTGGCCTGTTCACCGCCCTGGTCGCCTTCAGCCTGTGGGGAATCGGCGTCTTCCTGAACGGCTCCGGGGCCCCCGTCGTCGGGGCACCGCCTCCCGTCGGCGGGGTGACCGCCACCCCCTTGTCCGGCCACGTCACCGAGACCTCCGAACCCGACCCCGGCGGTGTTCCCGTCGAGCCCTCCGCCCCGCCCCTCCCGGAGCCCACCGGGGAGGCGACTCCACCGGAGGAATCCGGCAGCGGCGCGGACCCCGGGCCCGCGGAGCCCACCGACTCCTCGACCGGGGAGGCCGAGGCGCCGAACCCCGCGCCGCAGGCTCCGGAGGACGACCCGGCAGCCGACGCACCACCGGAACCGGCCCCCCAGCCTCAGAGCGCTCCCGAGGACTCCCCCGCGCCGCCGTCGGAGTCTCCCCAGAACCAGGAGTCGGGCGTGGTGACCACCCTGCTGGACGAGGTGCTGGGCCTGCTGGGCCTGAAGGGCGGGGGCTGA
- a CDS encoding ABC transporter substrate-binding protein, with protein MRVSTRWAAAAAVPLLLLVSACGGSDPYAGDDAAPTGGTVVVGSADFPESILLGNVYAQALEAAGVPVETRFNIGSREVYYDQIVSGNLSVLPEYNGAILFYLDPDAVAADTESTNAAVAEALPGELEILESSEAQNKDSLTVTGDTAERYDLAAVGDLEPVAEEMVLGGPPEFGSRAQGVPGLRDRYGLEFAEFRPLDVSIVAQALRDGDVQVANLFTTDPAIAANDFVVLEDTENLFGSQNVTPLVHSASVDDTAREALNAVSAELTTQTLLELNRRISIDQEDPDDVAADWLESVGLA; from the coding sequence ATGCGAGTCTCGACGAGGTGGGCCGCGGCGGCGGCCGTACCGCTGCTGCTCCTGGTCAGCGCCTGCGGCGGCAGTGACCCCTACGCCGGAGACGACGCCGCTCCGACCGGCGGGACGGTGGTGGTCGGGTCCGCGGACTTCCCGGAGAGCATCCTGCTCGGCAACGTCTACGCCCAGGCGCTGGAGGCCGCGGGCGTGCCGGTGGAGACGCGGTTCAACATCGGCAGCCGCGAGGTCTACTACGACCAGATCGTCTCCGGAAACCTGTCGGTCCTGCCCGAGTACAACGGCGCCATCCTGTTCTACCTGGACCCCGACGCCGTCGCGGCCGACACCGAGTCCACCAACGCGGCGGTCGCCGAGGCGCTGCCCGGGGAGCTGGAGATCCTGGAGTCCTCCGAGGCGCAGAACAAGGACTCCCTGACCGTCACCGGGGACACCGCCGAGCGGTACGACCTGGCCGCCGTCGGCGACCTGGAACCGGTCGCCGAGGAGATGGTCCTGGGCGGGCCGCCCGAGTTCGGCAGCCGCGCCCAGGGGGTGCCCGGCCTCCGCGACCGCTACGGACTGGAGTTCGCGGAGTTTCGCCCCCTGGACGTCAGCATCGTCGCGCAGGCGCTCCGGGACGGCGACGTGCAGGTGGCGAACCTGTTCACCACCGATCCGGCCATCGCGGCCAACGACTTCGTGGTCCTGGAGGACACCGAGAACCTCTTCGGCTCCCAGAACGTCACCCCGCTGGTGCACAGCGCCAGCGTCGACGACACGGCGCGCGAGGCGCTCAACGCGGTCTCGGCCGAACTGACCACGCAGACCCTGCTCGAACTCAACCGGCGGATCAGCATCGACCAGGAGGACCCCGACGACGTCGCCGCCGACTGGCTGGAGTCGGTCGGCCTGGCGTGA
- a CDS encoding ABC transporter permease, which produces MNIAVALWQWFGDPAQWTGPSGIPARLAEHVGYSALALLLAALIGVPVGLLTGHTGRGGFLTASLANTARALPTIGVLMLVVLATGIGLLPVMAALVALAVPPVMVNTHEGVRGVAPELRDAARGMGMRGREILFALEVPVALPLILLGLRTAAVQVVSTATIAAYVGIGGLGRYIVDGQARREFDMVLGGAVLVVVLAVAVTALFFLLRRMTVSPGLRRPWSGAAT; this is translated from the coding sequence GTGAACATCGCCGTCGCCCTCTGGCAGTGGTTCGGCGACCCCGCCCAGTGGACCGGCCCCTCGGGCATCCCGGCACGCCTCGCCGAACACGTCGGCTACTCCGCGCTGGCCCTGCTGCTGGCCGCCCTGATCGGCGTTCCCGTGGGGCTGCTCACCGGGCACACCGGCCGCGGCGGCTTCCTCACCGCGAGCCTGGCCAACACCGCACGCGCGCTGCCCACGATCGGCGTGCTCATGCTGGTGGTGCTCGCCACGGGGATCGGTCTGCTTCCCGTCATGGCCGCCCTGGTGGCGCTGGCCGTTCCGCCCGTCATGGTCAACACCCACGAGGGGGTGCGCGGCGTCGCACCGGAGCTGCGGGACGCCGCCCGGGGCATGGGGATGCGCGGCCGGGAGATCCTGTTCGCCCTGGAGGTGCCGGTCGCGCTGCCGCTGATCCTGCTGGGGCTGCGCACCGCGGCGGTCCAGGTGGTCTCCACGGCCACCATCGCCGCCTACGTCGGCATCGGCGGTCTGGGCCGCTACATCGTGGACGGCCAGGCCCGCAGGGAGTTCGACATGGTGCTGGGCGGCGCGGTCCTGGTCGTCGTGCTCGCGGTGGCGGTCACCGCGCTGTTCTTCCTGCTGCGCCGGATGACGGTCTCCCCAGGGCTGCGCCGTCCGTGGTCCGGCGCGGCGACGTGA